A stretch of Astyanax mexicanus isolate ESR-SI-001 chromosome 21, AstMex3_surface, whole genome shotgun sequence DNA encodes these proteins:
- the si:ch211-286b5.4 gene encoding afadin- and alpha-actinin-binding protein has protein sequence MSRAAKADARKDQALQLMLERREAELREAMKLRHSLTTLLHALRNDMHQSLQENKDIEGEAEEGGGGGEEEKLDTSWLVQSEQSLGDHVTGGVVLEWSQVQKRLRELQEQSPVAMRTDQEKLLAQLEQELGQSRELVRVQQQLLQDSVNSPLPDPLLDSYYLEEWERLQDRWVELKRQRRSFQQERQAFTDAAIRLGHERCLFEQQKAAVLKQHFLDSSPITKTSRSNRRESTALGDLRVMAPDSLCLSPCAPITPSSEGSEGTPWSDQKVVMTPSTPELYSALQLPYYCRSAVDSPLSVNLKKNPQQHVFSPKRINMDDWPF, from the exons ATGTCCAGAGCTGCTAAGGCTGATGCCAG GAAAGATCAGGCGCTGCAGCTGATGCTGGAGAGGAGGGAAGCCGAGCTAAGAGAGGCTATGAAGCTCCGCCACAGCCTCACGACTCTACTGCACGCGCTCAGAAACGACATGCATCAG TCCCTACAGGAAAACAAGGATATAGAAGGAGAagcagaagaaggaggaggaggaggggaggaagAGAAGTTGGACACCAGTTGGTTGGTCCAATCAGAGCAGTCTCTGGGTGATCATGTGACTGGGGGTGTGGTTCTGGAGTGGTCTCAGGTGCAGAAGAGGCTCAGGGAGCTGCAGGAACAGA GTCCTGTTGCGATGAGAACGGATCAGGAGAAGCTCTTGGCTCAGCTTGAACAAGAGTTGGGGCAGAGCAGAGAGTTGGTCCGAGTTCAGCAGCAGCTACTGCAG gaCAGTGTGAACTCTCCTCTTCCAGACCCTCTGCTCGACTCCTATTACCTGGAGGAGTGGGAGCGGCTTCAGGACCGCTGGGTGGAGCTTAAGCGCCAGAGGCGGAGCTTCCAGCAAGAGAGGCAGGCTTTCACAGACGCTGCCATTCGATTGGGTCATGAG AGATGCTTGTTTGAGCAGCAGAAAGCTGCAGTCCTGAAGCAGCATTTCCTCGATTCGTCTCCAATAACAAAGACCAGCCGTTCCAACAGGAGAGAGAGTACAGCACTCGGAGACCTGC GCGTGATGGCTCCGGACTCTCTGTGTCTTTCCCCCTGTGCTCCAATCACTCCCTCGTCTGAGGGGTCTGAGGGAACGCCCTGGTCAGATCAGAAGGTGGTGATGACCCCCAGCACCCCAGAGCTATACTCTGCTCTCCAGCTGCCCTACTACTGCAGGAG CGCTGTGGACAGTCC